A genome region from Geodermatophilus bullaregiensis includes the following:
- a CDS encoding DUF3618 domain-containing protein, translated as MPRDPREIQLEIDAARESLAATLDHLAHRGSPTRLKAQGQAAVQRFLVSPAGKATVGGLGVLVTLVAVRKVRQRRAPKRRVATRRVQPRKVQRRRR; from the coding sequence GTGCCTCGCGACCCTCGAGAGATCCAGCTGGAGATCGACGCCGCCCGGGAGTCCCTGGCGGCGACCCTGGACCACCTGGCCCACCGGGGCAGCCCCACGCGGCTCAAGGCCCAGGGGCAGGCCGCCGTCCAGCGCTTCCTGGTGTCCCCGGCGGGCAAGGCGACGGTGGGCGGCCTCGGCGTGCTGGTGACCCTGGTCGCCGTCCGGAAGGTCCGGCAGCGGAGGGCCCCGAAGCGCAGGGTCGCCACCCGCAGGGTCCAGCCCCGCAAGGTCCAGCGCCGCAGGCGCTGA
- a CDS encoding DUF427 domain-containing protein: MRTPRRDPVGPGQESVWDYPRPPSAEVTPRRVVVELGGRVVARTGRAVRVCETSHPPVYYVPREDVVPGVLERAAGSSWCEWKGAATYWDAVVDGRRHPAVGWSYEQPTAGYEHLRGAVAFYPSKVDRALVDGEQVRAQAGDFYGGWITADVVGPFKGEPGTRGW, encoded by the coding sequence GTGCGCACCCCGCGTCGCGACCCGGTCGGCCCCGGCCAGGAGTCGGTCTGGGACTACCCCCGCCCGCCGTCGGCGGAGGTGACGCCCCGCCGCGTCGTCGTCGAGCTGGGGGGCCGCGTCGTCGCGCGGACGGGACGGGCGGTGCGGGTCTGCGAGACCAGTCACCCGCCGGTCTACTACGTGCCCCGCGAGGACGTCGTCCCCGGCGTGCTCGAGCGGGCGGCCGGGTCGTCGTGGTGCGAGTGGAAGGGGGCGGCGACCTACTGGGACGCCGTCGTCGACGGTCGCCGGCACCCCGCCGTCGGCTGGTCCTACGAGCAGCCCACCGCCGGGTACGAGCACCTGCGCGGCGCGGTGGCGTTCTACCCGAGCAAGGTCGACCGCGCGCTGGTCGACGGCGAGCAGGTGCGCGCGCAGGCCGGGGACTTCTACGGCGGCTGGATCACCGCCGACGTCGTCGGCCCCTTCAAGGGGGAGCCGGGCACGCGGGGGTGGTGA
- a CDS encoding TetR/AcrR family transcriptional regulator: MTSAVLADQPPRAGRGGRPRDPSRDDVIRAAILRLLGEVGYGALTMDAVATEAGVGKATIYRRWRTKQDLVVDTVSEVNRAWTVTADTGSLEGDLRSLVHRMVEMMASPVGAATRSLLAAMQHEPALAEAFREGPLAVWRRAYDETWARAQARGEVGPGLPGSIPAEASTALFVQRWLVTREPVDAAYADAVLETVVLPLVHRGR; this comes from the coding sequence ATGACCTCCGCAGTGCTCGCCGACCAGCCGCCCCGCGCCGGCCGGGGAGGTCGACCGCGCGATCCGAGCCGCGACGACGTCATCCGCGCGGCCATCCTGCGGCTGCTCGGGGAGGTCGGTTACGGCGCGCTGACGATGGACGCCGTGGCCACGGAGGCCGGCGTCGGCAAGGCCACGATCTACCGCCGCTGGCGCACCAAGCAGGACCTCGTCGTCGACACCGTCTCCGAGGTCAACCGGGCGTGGACGGTCACCGCCGACACCGGGTCGCTGGAGGGCGACCTGCGCTCGCTGGTGCACCGGATGGTGGAGATGATGGCCAGCCCGGTCGGCGCGGCCACCCGCTCGCTGCTGGCGGCCATGCAGCACGAGCCGGCCCTGGCCGAGGCGTTCCGGGAGGGGCCGCTGGCGGTGTGGCGGCGGGCCTACGACGAGACCTGGGCCCGGGCGCAGGCCCGCGGCGAGGTGGGTCCGGGACTGCCGGGGTCGATCCCGGCCGAGGCGAGCACCGCGCTGTTCGTGCAGCGGTGGCTGGTCACCCGCGAGCCGGTGGACGCCGCCTACGCCGACGCGGTGCTCGAGACGGTCGTGCTCCCGCTGGTGCACCGCGGGCGCTGA
- a CDS encoding EAL domain-containing protein, with amino-acid sequence MGSPIGAARRREEWHLPDVATRVLLATEQEHVLPAVAATARSVGLSVFAAPGLLDLLDERDGLGVERLFDRLSRELTGAEAEAVRVATDPAGEYTALATGLLTAPTLAAELARRGITAEVGVLAEAELWSAYQPIVDLTGRAVVAHEALLRGDSDGRTIDGGDLFFVADSAGWLPRLDRVGRECAIAGAAGWIGDADLFVNTHPTSVLRPDADLASTAEALELAGLGPRQLVLEVGERAAVTDRGHLLAVLESYRAHGWRVALDEVAAGWSSRSLLDVVRPDVVKLGRALVSALPDDGARAVVRTVAGHAHRLGAVVVAEGVETEQAAEEVAALGADLAQGWLFGRPVAPPAGDAPATAETDAAPGAEELSPAPTR; translated from the coding sequence GTGGGCAGTCCGATCGGCGCGGCACGGCGGCGCGAGGAGTGGCACCTCCCGGACGTCGCCACCCGGGTCCTGCTGGCGACGGAGCAGGAGCACGTGCTGCCGGCCGTGGCCGCCACCGCCCGCTCGGTCGGGCTGTCGGTGTTCGCCGCCCCCGGCCTGCTCGACCTGCTCGACGAGCGCGACGGCCTGGGGGTGGAGCGGCTGTTCGACCGGCTCTCCCGCGAGCTGACCGGCGCTGAGGCCGAGGCGGTGCGGGTGGCCACCGACCCCGCCGGCGAGTACACCGCGCTGGCCACCGGACTGCTCACCGCCCCGACGCTGGCCGCCGAGCTGGCCCGGCGGGGGATCACCGCCGAGGTGGGCGTCCTCGCCGAGGCGGAGCTGTGGTCGGCCTACCAGCCGATCGTCGACCTGACCGGCCGCGCCGTCGTCGCGCACGAGGCCCTGCTGCGCGGCGACTCCGACGGCCGCACGATCGACGGCGGCGACCTGTTCTTCGTCGCGGACTCCGCCGGCTGGCTGCCGCGGCTGGACCGGGTGGGCCGCGAGTGCGCCATCGCCGGGGCCGCCGGCTGGATCGGCGACGCCGACCTGTTCGTCAACACCCACCCCACCTCGGTGCTGCGGCCCGACGCCGACCTCGCCAGCACCGCCGAGGCCCTGGAGCTGGCCGGGCTGGGACCGCGGCAGCTGGTGCTCGAGGTGGGGGAGCGGGCCGCCGTCACCGACCGCGGGCACCTGCTGGCCGTGCTCGAGTCCTACCGCGCCCACGGCTGGCGGGTGGCCCTCGACGAGGTCGCCGCCGGGTGGTCGAGCCGGTCGCTGCTCGACGTCGTCCGGCCCGACGTCGTCAAGCTCGGGCGGGCGCTGGTGTCGGCGCTGCCCGACGACGGCGCCCGGGCGGTGGTGCGCACGGTGGCCGGGCACGCGCACCGCCTCGGCGCGGTGGTCGTGGCCGAGGGCGTGGAGACCGAGCAGGCCGCCGAGGAGGTGGCCGCGCTCGGCGCCGACCTCGCCCAGGGCTGGCTGTTCGGCAGGCCGGTGGCCCCGCCGGCCGGCGACGCGCCCGCCACCGCCGAGACCGACGCCGCGCCCGGTGCCGAGGAGCTCAGTCCAGCCCCCACCCGGTGA
- a CDS encoding histidine phosphatase family protein, whose protein sequence is MGEIVVLRHGQTEWSRSGQHTSVTDVPLLPEGEQRARDLAPTLGRRSFAEVWVSPRQRARRTAELAGLTATGVDEDLVEFDYGGYEGRTTAEISEELGRRWSVWRDPVVPGESPGESVADVGRRVDRVLDRARSRLDDGDVALVAHGHVLRVLTARWLGLGPEAGALFALPAGAYGVLGHEHARPVLTGWGLD, encoded by the coding sequence GTGGGCGAGATCGTGGTGCTGCGGCACGGGCAGACGGAGTGGAGCCGCAGCGGCCAGCACACGAGCGTGACCGACGTGCCGCTGCTCCCCGAGGGCGAGCAGCGGGCCCGCGACCTGGCCCCCACGCTCGGGCGGCGCTCGTTCGCGGAGGTGTGGGTCAGCCCCCGCCAGCGGGCGCGACGCACCGCGGAGCTGGCCGGGCTGACCGCCACCGGCGTCGACGAGGACCTCGTCGAGTTCGACTACGGCGGCTACGAGGGCCGCACCACCGCCGAGATCAGCGAGGAGCTCGGCCGCCGGTGGTCGGTGTGGCGCGACCCCGTCGTCCCCGGGGAGTCCCCCGGCGAGTCGGTGGCCGACGTCGGCCGGCGGGTGGACCGGGTCCTGGACCGGGCCCGGTCCCGCCTGGACGACGGGGACGTCGCCCTGGTCGCCCACGGGCACGTGCTGCGGGTGCTCACCGCCCGCTGGCTGGGGCTCGGCCCGGAGGCCGGGGCGCTGTTCGCGCTGCCGGCCGGCGCCTACGGCGTGCTCGGGCACGAGCACGCGCGGCCGGTGCTCACCGGGTGGGGGCTGGACTGA
- a CDS encoding aldo/keto reductase, protein MTTAAQTDTFAIGGDLPVHRLGYGAMQLPGPGVWGEPADRDAALRVVRAAVDQGVDLIDTADSYGPFVSEQVIAEALHPYPEGLVIATKAGLTRQGPGVWTPVGRPAYLKQQVELSLRHLRVERIDLIQLHRIDPDVPLADQLGAFAELQAEGKVRHIGVSEVSVEELQAAREIVDVVSVQNLYNLTNRQSQDVLDFATANGIAFIPWFPIATGDLAAPHSPVADVARELDATPAQVALAWLLQKSPVVLPIPGTKSADHLIENTAAARLTLSDEDMSRLDALA, encoded by the coding sequence ATGACCACGGCCGCACAGACCGACACCTTCGCCATCGGCGGGGACCTGCCCGTCCACCGGCTCGGCTACGGCGCCATGCAGCTGCCCGGACCCGGCGTCTGGGGCGAGCCCGCCGACCGCGACGCCGCGCTGCGCGTCGTCCGCGCCGCCGTCGACCAGGGTGTCGACCTCATCGACACCGCCGACTCCTACGGTCCGTTCGTCAGCGAGCAGGTCATCGCCGAGGCGCTGCACCCGTACCCGGAGGGCCTGGTCATCGCGACCAAGGCCGGCCTGACCCGCCAGGGCCCGGGCGTCTGGACGCCGGTCGGCCGCCCCGCCTACCTCAAGCAGCAGGTCGAGCTCTCGCTGCGCCACCTGCGCGTGGAGCGGATCGATCTGATCCAGCTGCACCGCATCGACCCCGACGTCCCGCTCGCCGACCAGCTCGGCGCCTTCGCGGAGCTGCAGGCCGAGGGCAAGGTGCGCCACATCGGCGTCTCCGAGGTCTCGGTCGAGGAGCTGCAGGCCGCGCGCGAGATCGTCGACGTCGTCAGCGTGCAGAACCTCTACAACCTGACCAACCGGCAGTCGCAGGACGTCCTCGACTTCGCGACGGCGAACGGCATCGCGTTCATCCCGTGGTTCCCCATCGCCACCGGTGACCTGGCCGCGCCGCACAGTCCCGTCGCCGACGTCGCCCGCGAGCTCGACGCCACCCCGGCGCAGGTCGCGCTGGCCTGGCTGCTGCAGAAGTCGCCGGTGGTCCTGCCCATCCCCGGCACCAAGTCGGCCGACCACCTGATCGAGAACACGGCCGCGGCCCGGCTGACCCTCTCCGACGAGGACATGAGCCGCCTCGACGCCCTCGCCTGA
- a CDS encoding STAS domain-containing protein, which yields MPAPDQVVVRLTGDAGRPTLTRLVPALTRAAGHGTTSVVVDVAGARFQDGTALQALAGFSDAMAAAGRCCRVVGAPAVTRRLVREEGLAEHLELDGPLTGQDPVRPRPRPGAGQPAVAAPTPTWLTPPWDEIPPARPRPVPDDLSGVHGATRPGATVPRDRWR from the coding sequence GTGCCCGCTCCCGACCAGGTGGTCGTCCGCCTCACCGGGGACGCCGGCCGCCCCACGCTGACCCGGCTCGTCCCGGCCCTGACCCGGGCCGCGGGGCACGGGACGACCAGCGTCGTCGTCGACGTGGCCGGCGCGCGCTTCCAGGACGGGACCGCGCTGCAGGCCCTGGCCGGGTTCAGCGACGCCATGGCCGCGGCCGGCCGGTGCTGCCGCGTGGTCGGGGCCCCGGCCGTGACCCGGCGGCTGGTCCGCGAGGAGGGGCTGGCCGAGCACCTCGAGCTCGACGGGCCGCTCACCGGCCAGGACCCCGTGCGCCCCAGGCCGCGCCCGGGCGCCGGGCAGCCGGCGGTGGCGGCGCCGACGCCGACCTGGCTGACGCCCCCGTGGGACGAGATCCCGCCCGCGCGCCCCCGGCCGGTCCCCGACGACCTGTCCGGAGTGCACGGCGCGACCCGCCCGGGGGCGACGGTCCCGCGGGACCGCTGGCGCTGA
- a CDS encoding acyl-CoA dehydrogenase family protein — MDAEDFTQIRNAVRELVREVVVPREEEIDLDDRIPEELRGAAAQMGLFGYALPEEYGGLGVDMREDVELAFEFGYTTPAFRSLFGTNNGIAGQVIARFGSEEQKKAYLPRLAAGELIGSFALTEAEAGSDPAGLRTSARRDGEGWVIGGAKRYITNAPLADLFVVFARTDPAEKGGRGISSFVVDARAPGVSLGAKDVKMGQSGAWTSEVFFDDVHVPGDALVGEEGRGYAKALTVLSRGRLHIAALCVGMAQRVLDESVAYAATAKQGGAPIGRFQLVQALIADMHAELLAGRAMVREVAARYDSGEDTSIGPSSAKLWCSEMVGRATDRAVQVHGGLGYLRTTPVERFYRDARLYRLYEGTSEVQRVIVGSGLLRAAGMPRG, encoded by the coding sequence GTGGACGCCGAGGACTTCACGCAGATCCGGAACGCGGTGCGCGAGCTGGTCCGGGAGGTGGTGGTCCCGCGCGAGGAGGAGATCGACCTCGACGACCGCATCCCCGAGGAGCTGCGCGGCGCCGCCGCCCAGATGGGCCTGTTCGGCTACGCCCTCCCGGAGGAGTACGGGGGCCTGGGCGTGGACATGCGCGAGGACGTCGAGCTCGCCTTCGAGTTCGGCTACACGACACCGGCCTTCCGCTCGCTGTTCGGCACCAACAACGGCATCGCCGGGCAGGTGATCGCCCGCTTCGGCAGCGAGGAGCAGAAGAAGGCGTACCTGCCGCGGCTGGCCGCCGGTGAGCTGATCGGCTCCTTCGCGCTCACCGAGGCCGAGGCCGGGTCCGACCCCGCCGGCCTGCGCACCAGCGCCCGCCGCGACGGCGAGGGCTGGGTGATCGGCGGCGCGAAGCGCTACATCACCAACGCCCCGCTGGCCGACCTGTTCGTCGTCTTCGCCCGCACCGACCCGGCCGAGAAGGGCGGGCGCGGCATCTCCAGCTTCGTCGTCGACGCGAGGGCGCCCGGCGTCTCGCTCGGGGCCAAGGACGTGAAGATGGGGCAGTCGGGCGCCTGGACGTCGGAGGTCTTCTTTGACGACGTGCACGTGCCCGGCGACGCGCTGGTCGGCGAGGAGGGCCGCGGCTACGCCAAGGCGCTCACCGTGCTGTCCCGCGGCCGGCTGCACATCGCCGCCCTGTGCGTCGGGATGGCGCAGCGGGTGCTCGACGAGTCGGTCGCCTACGCCGCCACCGCCAAGCAGGGCGGTGCGCCGATCGGGCGCTTCCAGCTGGTGCAGGCGCTGATCGCCGACATGCACGCCGAGCTGCTCGCCGGGAGGGCGATGGTCCGCGAGGTCGCCGCCCGCTACGACAGCGGCGAGGACACCTCGATCGGTCCCTCGTCGGCGAAGCTCTGGTGCAGCGAGATGGTCGGCCGCGCCACCGACCGGGCGGTGCAGGTGCACGGCGGCCTGGGCTACCTGCGCACCACGCCGGTGGAGCGCTTCTACCGCGACGCCCGGCTCTACCGGCTCTACGAGGGCACCAGCGAGGTGCAGCGGGTCATCGTCGGCAGCGGCCTGCTGCGCGCGGCCGGCATGCCGCGTGGCTGA
- a CDS encoding PaaI family thioesterase — translation MATLLDHVLARAVRAAGRGGLTATLTVHYRRPVRLGVPLLLSAQMGETHGRRTSATARLVAEDDPGTVLAEAEGLFVSLRPERAASVFAHMDRPAGAWTSSSDG, via the coding sequence GTGGCCACCCTGCTCGACCACGTCCTGGCCCGCGCCGTCCGCGCGGCCGGCCGCGGTGGGCTCACCGCCACGCTGACGGTCCACTACCGCCGGCCGGTGCGGCTGGGCGTGCCGCTGCTGCTGTCGGCGCAGATGGGTGAGACGCACGGCCGCCGCACCTCCGCGACCGCCCGGCTGGTCGCCGAGGACGACCCCGGCACCGTGCTCGCCGAGGCGGAGGGCCTGTTCGTCTCGCTGCGCCCCGAACGGGCGGCCAGCGTCTTCGCGCACATGGACCGGCCGGCCGGCGCCTGGACGTCGTCCTCGGACGGCTGA
- a CDS encoding HNH endonuclease, with translation MHHLVHWLDGGETSLANSALLCERHHTKVHHGFRVERRPDGRWHTWRPDGTEILTRPPLLQPAA, from the coding sequence GTGCACCACCTCGTGCACTGGCTCGACGGCGGCGAGACCTCACTGGCCAACTCCGCCCTGCTGTGCGAACGGCACCACACCAAGGTCCACCACGGCTTCCGCGTCGAGCGACGACCCGACGGGCGATGGCACACCTGGCGACCCGACGGCACCGAGATCCTCACCAGGCCACCACTCCTGCAACCCGCAGCGTGA
- a CDS encoding NAD-dependent epimerase/dehydratase family protein, with the protein MADLPRDHLKGLTVAVTGASGNVGTALLRRLAAPGSGVAEVRGLARREPPDTAPYDRVTWYHADLGETASEQALTNLLEGADAVVHLAWALQPGRRPDELYKANVDGTRRVMRAAVAAGVQHVVHMSSLGAYAPGAGARPVTEDWPTTGIPSSQYSRQKSEAERVVREVVRRKPEITLTVVRPTLVLQPEAASEIGRYFLGPLLLGAVRLVPGQVAALLPLPLPSLQVGFVHADDVADAITRMLDRRAPGPFNLSADPALDADGIARTLGTTRIPVPAVALRTGLSAAFHAHLVPTEPGWLDLGLQSPVLETARARTQLDWHPAHRGDDVLRQFVAALGRGDGAPGPLLSPTGGKEHDPGGDPANVPNRRPD; encoded by the coding sequence ATGGCTGATCTCCCCCGCGACCACCTGAAGGGCCTCACGGTCGCCGTCACCGGCGCCAGCGGCAACGTCGGCACCGCCCTGCTGCGGCGACTGGCCGCCCCGGGGAGTGGCGTGGCCGAGGTCCGCGGGCTGGCCCGGCGTGAGCCGCCGGACACCGCCCCCTACGACCGGGTGACCTGGTACCACGCCGACCTCGGGGAGACCGCCAGCGAGCAGGCGCTGACCAACCTGCTCGAGGGCGCCGACGCCGTCGTGCACCTGGCCTGGGCGCTGCAGCCGGGACGCCGGCCCGACGAGCTGTACAAGGCCAACGTCGACGGCACCCGCCGGGTCATGCGCGCCGCGGTCGCCGCGGGCGTGCAGCACGTGGTGCACATGTCCTCGCTGGGCGCCTACGCCCCGGGCGCCGGCGCACGGCCGGTCACGGAGGACTGGCCCACCACCGGCATCCCGTCCTCGCAGTACAGCCGGCAGAAGTCCGAGGCCGAGCGGGTGGTCCGCGAGGTCGTGCGACGCAAGCCGGAGATCACGCTGACCGTCGTCCGGCCCACGCTGGTGCTGCAGCCCGAGGCCGCCAGCGAGATCGGCCGCTACTTCCTCGGACCGCTGCTGCTCGGCGCGGTCCGCCTCGTGCCGGGCCAGGTCGCCGCGCTGCTGCCCCTGCCGCTGCCCTCGCTGCAGGTGGGCTTCGTGCACGCCGACGACGTCGCCGACGCGATCACCCGGATGCTCGACCGCCGCGCCCCCGGCCCGTTCAACCTCTCCGCCGACCCGGCGCTCGACGCCGACGGCATCGCCCGCACCCTGGGCACGACGCGGATCCCGGTGCCGGCGGTGGCGCTGCGGACCGGCCTGTCGGCGGCCTTCCACGCCCACCTGGTGCCCACCGAGCCGGGGTGGCTCGACCTCGGCCTGCAGTCGCCGGTGCTCGAGACCGCCCGCGCCCGCACGCAGCTCGACTGGCACCCGGCCCACCGCGGCGACGACGTCCTGCGCCAGTTCGTCGCCGCCCTTGGCCGGGGCGACGGCGCCCCCGGGCCGCTGCTGTCCCCCACCGGCGGCAAGGAGCACGACCCGGGCGGCGACCCGGCCAACGTCCCGAACCGCCGCCCGGACTAG
- a CDS encoding MFS transporter, translating to MSLGVRSATRRYVGLTALHWLPVGLSAPVTVLLASSRGLSPADVGVVFAVYSAVVLVLELPTGGLADAIGTRPVLVLSALLSTAGLLAVAAADDVVAFALAEGLRGVARALSSGPLEAWYVDAVRAADPEADVTPGLSRAGAADGAGLCLGAVVGGLLPLLTDDAGDGVLVLPVLAAAALALCSVVAVALLVVPVGAVRGSGPAALRAGVREVPAVVRETARMVGRDRLLRRLLAVSLLVGAVLSTLELVGPLHVAELTGSRTEGSAVFGVVMAVSFAAAGVGALLAPAVRRAARGSAAVGTAGLAVVGALAVAAVPLGGPVVLGCLFAVFYVTNAAAWPLWKQVMHGQVGEGRRATALSASSLALQVGALGGTLGLARLAEAAGTGAALQAAGAALVLVAVTSLGLRRGARAPAGAVVR from the coding sequence GTGAGCCTCGGCGTCCGCTCCGCCACCCGCCGCTACGTCGGGCTGACGGCGCTGCACTGGCTGCCGGTGGGCCTGAGCGCGCCGGTCACCGTGCTGCTGGCCTCGTCGCGGGGCCTGTCGCCCGCCGACGTCGGGGTCGTGTTCGCCGTCTACTCCGCGGTGGTCCTGGTCCTGGAGCTGCCCACCGGCGGGCTGGCCGACGCCATCGGCACCCGGCCGGTCCTCGTCCTCTCCGCGCTGCTGTCCACGGCCGGTCTGCTGGCCGTGGCGGCCGCCGACGACGTCGTCGCCTTCGCGCTCGCCGAGGGGCTCCGGGGCGTCGCCCGGGCGCTGAGCTCCGGGCCGCTGGAGGCCTGGTACGTCGACGCCGTCCGCGCCGCCGACCCCGAGGCCGACGTGACCCCCGGCCTGTCCCGGGCCGGCGCGGCCGACGGTGCGGGCCTGTGCCTGGGCGCCGTGGTCGGCGGGCTGCTGCCGCTCCTGACCGACGACGCCGGCGACGGCGTGCTCGTGCTGCCCGTGCTGGCGGCCGCGGCGCTGGCGCTGTGCTCGGTGGTCGCCGTCGCGCTGCTCGTGGTCCCGGTGGGCGCCGTCCGCGGCTCCGGTCCCGCCGCCCTGCGGGCCGGCGTCCGCGAGGTGCCCGCCGTCGTCCGCGAGACCGCCCGGATGGTCGGCCGCGACCGGCTGCTGCGGCGGCTGCTCGCCGTGTCGCTGCTGGTCGGTGCGGTGCTGTCCACCCTGGAGCTGGTCGGCCCGCTGCACGTGGCCGAGCTCACCGGCAGCCGCACCGAGGGCTCGGCGGTCTTCGGCGTCGTCATGGCGGTGTCGTTCGCGGCTGCGGGCGTGGGCGCGCTCCTGGCACCGGCGGTGCGCCGTGCCGCCCGCGGCTCCGCGGCGGTGGGGACCGCCGGGCTCGCCGTCGTCGGCGCGCTGGCGGTCGCGGCCGTCCCGCTGGGCGGGCCGGTCGTGCTCGGCTGCCTGTTCGCGGTCTTCTACGTCACCAACGCGGCGGCCTGGCCGCTGTGGAAGCAGGTCATGCACGGGCAGGTGGGCGAGGGGCGGCGCGCCACCGCGCTGTCGGCGTCGTCGCTGGCGCTGCAGGTCGGCGCGCTCGGCGGCACCCTCGGACTGGCGCGACTGGCCGAGGCGGCGGGCACCGGGGCCGCCCTCCAGGCCGCCGGGGCGGCACTGGTGCTGGTCGCGGTGACCTCCCTGGGGCTGCGCCGAGGAGCCCGTGCGCCCGCCGGTGCCGTGGTGCGGTGA
- a CDS encoding helix-turn-helix domain-containing protein, translating to MHEEVPPTPAVDVHDARTLRALAHPLRATLLGLLRAEGPSTASKLGQRLGESSGSTSYHLRQLAGFGLVEEVPGEGTGRERWWRALHRSTRWQTEEVVTQPGGREVVEELTHQSLATQRRLLAAHAEQREGLEEVWRDATSLNDWALHLSPEGARALLDELNGVVERWRTEREEPGQPLVHVLVDLFRLAEYPS from the coding sequence GTGCACGAGGAGGTCCCGCCGACGCCCGCCGTCGACGTCCACGACGCCCGCACGCTGCGCGCGCTCGCCCACCCGCTGCGGGCGACGCTGCTCGGCCTGCTGCGCGCCGAGGGGCCCTCGACCGCCTCGAAGCTGGGCCAGCGGCTCGGTGAGAGCAGCGGCAGCACCAGCTACCACCTGCGGCAGCTGGCCGGCTTCGGCCTCGTCGAGGAGGTGCCCGGCGAGGGCACCGGGCGCGAGCGGTGGTGGCGGGCCCTGCACCGCAGCACCCGGTGGCAGACCGAGGAGGTGGTCACCCAGCCGGGCGGGCGGGAGGTCGTCGAGGAGCTGACCCACCAGAGCCTGGCCACGCAGCGCCGGCTGCTCGCCGCGCACGCCGAGCAGCGCGAGGGGCTCGAGGAGGTCTGGCGCGACGCGACCTCGCTCAACGACTGGGCGCTGCACCTGTCCCCCGAGGGCGCCCGGGCGCTGCTCGACGAGCTCAACGGCGTCGTCGAGCGGTGGCGGACCGAGCGGGAGGAGCCCGGCCAGCCGCTGGTGCACGTGCTCGTCGACCTCTTCCGGCTCGCGGAGTACCCGTCGTGA
- a CDS encoding MFS transporter, with protein MSTDAASPTLTRAQRLDRLPFTREHGRLVVGSGVGWALDAMDVGLISFVMAALAVQWSLTPTELSWIGSIGFVGMALGATLGGLLADRVGRRQVFALTLLVFGAATGAAALAWSVASLLVFRFLIGLGLGAELPVASTLVSEYAPARLRGRVVVALEAFWAVGWLLAALIGYLVVPRGDAGWRWALALGAVPAVYAVVVRRGLPESVRFLELRGRHGEAEAAVRRFETAAGVPPGPAVAPPAGPVPATRPSGLWAPGTRGRTAALWTVWFGINFAYYGAFIWLPTLLVASGFSLVRSFGFTLLITLAQLPGYAAAAVLVERWGRRPTLVVFLLGSALGAALFALAAGDTAVLVSGMVLSFFNLGAWGAVYAVTPEVYPTALRGTGAGAAAGFGRIASIAAPLCVPPLLGAGGSGLVFGVFAASFVVAAAGSWALPERRGESLDTA; from the coding sequence GTGAGCACCGACGCGGCGTCCCCCACGCTGACCCGGGCCCAGCGGCTCGACCGGCTGCCGTTCACCCGCGAGCACGGCCGCCTCGTGGTCGGCTCCGGCGTGGGCTGGGCGCTGGACGCCATGGACGTCGGCCTCATCTCCTTCGTCATGGCCGCGCTCGCCGTCCAGTGGTCGCTGACGCCGACCGAGCTGTCCTGGATCGGCTCGATCGGCTTCGTGGGCATGGCCCTGGGCGCCACGCTCGGCGGCCTGCTCGCCGACCGCGTCGGCCGGCGCCAGGTCTTCGCGCTGACCCTGCTGGTCTTCGGCGCGGCCACCGGTGCCGCGGCGCTGGCCTGGTCGGTCGCGTCGCTGCTGGTCTTCCGGTTCCTCATCGGCCTGGGCCTGGGCGCCGAGCTGCCGGTCGCCTCCACGCTGGTCAGCGAGTACGCGCCGGCCCGGCTGCGCGGCCGGGTGGTGGTGGCGCTCGAGGCGTTCTGGGCGGTCGGCTGGCTGCTCGCCGCGCTGATCGGCTACCTCGTCGTCCCCCGCGGCGACGCCGGCTGGCGGTGGGCGCTGGCGCTGGGCGCCGTCCCGGCGGTCTACGCCGTGGTGGTGCGCCGCGGCCTCCCCGAGTCGGTGCGCTTCCTCGAGCTGCGCGGGCGCCACGGCGAGGCGGAGGCGGCGGTGCGGCGCTTCGAGACGGCCGCCGGCGTCCCCCCGGGGCCGGCGGTGGCACCCCCGGCCGGCCCGGTCCCGGCGACGCGCCCGTCCGGCCTGTGGGCTCCCGGCACCCGCGGGCGGACGGCGGCGCTGTGGACGGTCTGGTTCGGCATCAACTTCGCCTACTACGGCGCCTTCATCTGGCTGCCCACCCTGCTGGTGGCCTCCGGCTTCTCGCTGGTCCGCTCGTTCGGCTTCACGCTGCTCATCACGCTGGCCCAGCTGCCCGGGTACGCGGCGGCGGCCGTGCTGGTCGAGCGGTGGGGACGGCGGCCGACGCTGGTCGTCTTTCTCCTCGGGTCGGCGCTCGGCGCCGCGCTGTTCGCCCTGGCCGCCGGTGACACCGCCGTCCTGGTCTCCGGGATGGTGCTGTCCTTCTTCAACCTCGGCGCCTGGGGCGCGGTCTACGCGGTGACGCCGGAGGTCTACCCGACCGCGCTGCGCGGCACGGGCGCCGGTGCCGCCGCGGGGTTCGGCCGGATCGCCTCGATCGCCGCTCCGCTGTGCGTCCCGCCGCTGCTGGGCGCCGGCGGCAGCGGGCTGGTCTTCGGTGTCTTCGCCGCCTCCTTCGTCGTCGCGGCGGCCGGGTCCTGGGCGCTGCCCGAGCGCCGCGGCGAGTCGCTCGACACGGCCTGA